A window from Temnothorax longispinosus isolate EJ_2023e chromosome 1, Tlon_JGU_v1, whole genome shotgun sequence encodes these proteins:
- the Limk1 gene encoding LIM domain kinase 1 isoform X2, with the protein MDEVTTSDPGGGENRGTLICAGCLNAIEDEFIQALNQEWHIDCFRCSACDIGLSSWYFEKDGLLFCKDDYWAAYGEACQDCGHIITGPVMLAGDHKFHPECFACTSCGAFIGDGESYALVERSKLYCGVCYKRQMQPLNRAANYPFARKPHSIRLVEIPPSTTDPDKQRGIKLTLDTAPSPRSCGALLRISELNMSSDLISLHIGDRILEVNGTPVKDQPVESIENLIQYSDTVLQLTIEHDPDAVSRRPTFSSPSSAMLTCVGSPRTSPESKERLFKRRDEGYISGARSRQLRRTRDPMHKERSSSMSRLLDGSSPTNPTYDLSRTRSFRVEPKNQRIFRASDLVKGELLGKGFFGQVFKVTHRDTNEVMVLKELYRVDEDAQKNFLKEVAVLRSLHHNNVLRFIGVLYKDKKLHLVTEYIAGGTLRALLHDTNEPLPWEQRTSFAKDIAAGMAYLHSMNIIHRDLNSHNCLVREDKTVVVADFGLARIIQNGSSPDNRKCNRHSDGEVKTSKKERKKRYTVVGNPYWMAPEMMKGNKYDEKVDIFSFGIVVCEIIGRVQADPDYLPRSSDFGLNQNVFKEKFCSNCPETFYTIAFLCCDLNPDKRPPFEVMEVWLEGLAMHLSVGAELPADLDFDIKNYKGPSPSSSESTTPETLAPQLKPIKEGQVHQEKKRSNCCNDSTLEREIEPLSSNTLHVSEVVSPRNRYTRQKSNDSSGNVGHYSRQNSKSKDFISDKEKPDIVISPDSSGFSGRYLRNNNIKSKDVSPDIPNTYAYSKQETYPRQIDANEHNLIRAPTVEKIKYVGSASPCVVSDASEYIIDSKGSYKINSLKHKSAEKCNDTSHKTKSESKFKIPDAAGSVGSYLKQIGKSLGAVEKENKAINNTANCGDMDPKRVVGENTKHSTGSYLRRTKISPTKETTKNAFSNKETVKDKVDGVSLLQKSVESKVPPSQENVVGNEKDVKDRLSRQESNVSDVGSILSRQGSLTVLDCTSKYKDYSPFNTYTKDDFREDHSFGKQKGLYHTDSLYSNSSISKQDELFSIHNKQNSSDEVVGTRSIGNGSKSPMMTSSIYGSDLKATPNSLADYNGCYKGIDICRQDSFGSDSALGTMKSDFFADVDFSQMRDGHTPDLCHTPERCCTPNRPTSPLESTAL; encoded by the exons ATGGACGAAGTCACGACGAGCG aCCCAGGAGGTGGGGAAAATAGAGGAACGTTAATATGCGCCGGCTGTCTCAACGCTATCGAAGATGAATTTATACAGGCGTTGAATCAAGAATGGCATATTGATTGCTTTCG TTGTTCGGCGTGTGACATCGGCCTATCCTCCTGGTACTTCGAGAAAGATGGCTTGTTATTTTGTAAGGACGATTATTGGGCCGCTTACGGCGAGGCGTGTCAAGACTGTGGCCATATCATCACAGGCCCCGTCATGCTGGCGGGCGATCACAAGTTTCATCCGGAATGTTTTGCCTGTACCTCGTGCGGTGCTTTCATCGGAGACGGCGAGAGTTACGCGCTTGTCGAACGGTCCAAGTTGTACTGCGGGGTTTGTTACAAGCGGCAGATGCAGCCGCTCAACAGGGCGGCGAATTATCCTTTCGCCAGAAAACCACACAGCATTAGGTTGGTCGAGATACCTCCCAGCACGACAGACCCGGATAAGCAAAGAGGAATTAAGCTCACGCTAGACACAGCTCCCAGTCCCCGCAGTTGTGGTGCTTTATTACGCATTTCAGA ATTGAATATGTCGAGTGATCTTATATCATTACACATTGGCGATCGAATCTTGGAAGTAAATGGTACCCCCGTTAAAGACCAGCCGGTGGAAAGTATCGAAAATCTTATACAATACTCGGACACAGTTTTACAA TTGACTATCGAGCACGATCCAGATGCGGTATCACGACGGCCCACGTTCTCCTCACCGTCCTCGGCGATGCTGACATGTGTCGGCAGCCCCAGGACAAGTCCAGAGAGCAAAGAGCGATTATTTAAACGCCGGGACGAGGGTTACATCAGCGGTGCGCGGAGCCGACAATTACGAAGAACGAGAGATCCTATGCATAAAGAACGCAGCAGTTCTATGTCGCGATTGCTTGACGG ATCTTCTCCAACGAATCCTACTTACGATTTAAGCCGCACCAGATCCTTCCGTGTAGAGCCAAAGaatcaaagaatatttcgAGCGAGCGATCTGGTGAAGGGTGAACTTCTGGGCAAAGGATTCTTTGGACAAGTATTCAAAGTCACGCATCGTGATACGAACGAGGTGATGGTTCTCAAGGAATTGTATAGAGTGGACGAGGACGCACAAAAGAACTTCCTAAAAgag GTTGCGGTACTGCGGTCATTACACCATAACAACGTTCTTCGATTTATCGGTGTTCTTTATAAGGACAAGAAGCTGCATTTGGTTACCGAATACATAGCAGGTGGTACGTTAAGGGCCCTGCTTCACGACACGAACGAACCATTGCCGTGGGAACAGCGTACGTCTTTCGCGAAAGACATTGCTGCCGGCATGGCTTACTTGCATTCTATGAACATCATTCATCGCGACTTGAATTCGCACAATTGTCTCGTTCGCGAGGATAAGACTGTTGTCGTCGCTGATTTTGGTCTGGCGAGGATCATTCAGAACGGCAGCTCGCCGGATAATCGCAAGTGCAATCGACATTCCGACGGAGAGGTGAAGACTTCGAAGAAGGAACGGAAGAAACGATATACAGTTGTCGGAAATCCCTACTGGATGGCCCCCGAGATGATGAAAGGCAACAAATACGACGAGAAAGTAGACATATTTAGCTTCGGTATTGTTGTCTGCGAGATCATAGGTCGAGTTCAGGCAGATCCTGATTATTTACCGAGATCCTCGGATTTTGGTTTGAATCAAAATGTCTTTAAGGAAAAATTCTGTTCCAATTGCCCGGAGACCTTCTACACAATCGCGTTTCTTTGTTGCGACCTGAATCCCGATAAGAGGCCACCCTTCGAAGTTATGGAGGTCTGGCTAGAAGGACTGGCGATGCATTTGTCGGTAGGTGCCGAATTGCCAGCAGATCTGGACTTCGACATCAAGAATTACAAAGGACCGAGCCCGAGCAGCAGCGAATCCACGACTCCGGAAACTCTGGCACCGCAATTAAAGCCCATCAAGGAAGGTCAGGTGCACCAAGAGAAAAAGCGATCCAATTGCTGCAACGATAGTACTCTAGAACGCGAGATAGAACCTTTGTCAAGTAATACGCTTCACGTGTCTGAAGTTGTGAGTCCGCGCAACAGATATACGAGACAGAAGAGCAACGACAGCTCGGGCAATGTAGGACACTACTCGAGGCAAAATTCCAAATCAAAAGACTTTATATCCGACAAGGAGAAGCCTGACATCGTGATCTCACCCGATTCCAGCGGTTTCAGTGGACGATATCTGAGGAATAACAATATCAAGTCGAAAGATGTGTCTCCTGACATTCCAAATACATACGCTTACTCGAAGCAGGAGACGTATCCGAGGCAGATCGACGCGAATGAGCACAATCTGATCCGAGCACCCACCgtagagaaaataaagtacGTAGGAAGCGCGAGTCCGTGTGTAGTATCCGACGCTTCGGAATATATAATCGATAGCAAAGGCTCGTACAAGATCAACAGCCTGAAACACAAATCAGCGGAGAAGTGTAATGATACAAGTCATAAGACAAAGTCGGAGAGCAAATTTAAGATACCGGACGCCGCGGGCTCCGTCGGTTCTTATCTAAAGCAAATCGGCAAATCTCTCGGCGCTGTTGAGAAGGAAAATAAAGCGATTAATAATACGGCAAATTGCGGTGATATGGATCCGAAGAGAGTAGTCGGTGAAAACACGAAACACTCTACTGGATCGTATCTGCGAAGGACGAAAATATCGCCGACCAAGGAGACAACGAAGAACGCGTTTTCCAATAAAGAGACTGTCAAAGACAAAGTCGATGGCGTCTCGCTTTTGCAGAAATCCGTAGAATCGAAGGTCCCACCGAGCCAAGAGAACGTCGTGGGAAACGAGAAGGACGTTAAAGATAGACTGTCCAGACAGGAGAGCAACGTATCCGATGTCGGCAGTATTTTGTCGAGACAGGGAAGCCTAACAGTATTAGATTGCACGTCTAAATACAAAGATTACTCGCCGTTCAATACCTACACAAAAGATGACTTTCGCGAGGATCATTCCTTTGGAAAGCAAAAAGGCTTGTATCATACAGACAGTCTTTATTCCAACTCCAGCATTTCGAAGCAAGACGAACTCTTCAGTATACATAACAAACAAAATAGTAGTGACGAGGTTGTTGGAACCAGATCGATCGGCAACGGTTCGAAAAGCCCGATGATGACTTCGTCTATTTATGGCAGCGATTTGAAGGCGACGCCGAACAGTCTGGCCGACTACAATGGATGCTACAAGGGTATCGATATCTGCAGGCAGGACAGTTTCGGCTCCGACAGCGCACTCGGCACTATGAAGAGCGACTTCTTCGCGGACGTCGATTTCTCGCAGATGCGGGATGGACACACGCCGGACTTGTGCCATACACCTGAAAGATGCTGCACGCCTAATCGTCCGACGTCACCGTTAGAAAGCACTGctttataa
- the Limk1 gene encoding LIM domain kinase 1 isoform X1 — translation MDEVTTSDPGGGENRGTLICAGCLNAIEDEFIQALNQEWHIDCFRCSACDIGLSSWYFEKDGLLFCKDDYWAAYGEACQDCGHIITGPVMLAGDHKFHPECFACTSCGAFIGDGESYALVERSKLYCGVCYKRQMQPLNRAANYPFARKPHSIRLVEIPPSTTDPDKQRGIKLTLDTAPSPRSCGALLRISELMRNIRGKISKLLASVMEVLFRLCCHFSNHRLNMSSDLISLHIGDRILEVNGTPVKDQPVESIENLIQYSDTVLQLTIEHDPDAVSRRPTFSSPSSAMLTCVGSPRTSPESKERLFKRRDEGYISGARSRQLRRTRDPMHKERSSSMSRLLDGSSPTNPTYDLSRTRSFRVEPKNQRIFRASDLVKGELLGKGFFGQVFKVTHRDTNEVMVLKELYRVDEDAQKNFLKEVAVLRSLHHNNVLRFIGVLYKDKKLHLVTEYIAGGTLRALLHDTNEPLPWEQRTSFAKDIAAGMAYLHSMNIIHRDLNSHNCLVREDKTVVVADFGLARIIQNGSSPDNRKCNRHSDGEVKTSKKERKKRYTVVGNPYWMAPEMMKGNKYDEKVDIFSFGIVVCEIIGRVQADPDYLPRSSDFGLNQNVFKEKFCSNCPETFYTIAFLCCDLNPDKRPPFEVMEVWLEGLAMHLSVGAELPADLDFDIKNYKGPSPSSSESTTPETLAPQLKPIKEGQVHQEKKRSNCCNDSTLEREIEPLSSNTLHVSEVVSPRNRYTRQKSNDSSGNVGHYSRQNSKSKDFISDKEKPDIVISPDSSGFSGRYLRNNNIKSKDVSPDIPNTYAYSKQETYPRQIDANEHNLIRAPTVEKIKYVGSASPCVVSDASEYIIDSKGSYKINSLKHKSAEKCNDTSHKTKSESKFKIPDAAGSVGSYLKQIGKSLGAVEKENKAINNTANCGDMDPKRVVGENTKHSTGSYLRRTKISPTKETTKNAFSNKETVKDKVDGVSLLQKSVESKVPPSQENVVGNEKDVKDRLSRQESNVSDVGSILSRQGSLTVLDCTSKYKDYSPFNTYTKDDFREDHSFGKQKGLYHTDSLYSNSSISKQDELFSIHNKQNSSDEVVGTRSIGNGSKSPMMTSSIYGSDLKATPNSLADYNGCYKGIDICRQDSFGSDSALGTMKSDFFADVDFSQMRDGHTPDLCHTPERCCTPNRPTSPLESTAL, via the exons ATGGACGAAGTCACGACGAGCG aCCCAGGAGGTGGGGAAAATAGAGGAACGTTAATATGCGCCGGCTGTCTCAACGCTATCGAAGATGAATTTATACAGGCGTTGAATCAAGAATGGCATATTGATTGCTTTCG TTGTTCGGCGTGTGACATCGGCCTATCCTCCTGGTACTTCGAGAAAGATGGCTTGTTATTTTGTAAGGACGATTATTGGGCCGCTTACGGCGAGGCGTGTCAAGACTGTGGCCATATCATCACAGGCCCCGTCATGCTGGCGGGCGATCACAAGTTTCATCCGGAATGTTTTGCCTGTACCTCGTGCGGTGCTTTCATCGGAGACGGCGAGAGTTACGCGCTTGTCGAACGGTCCAAGTTGTACTGCGGGGTTTGTTACAAGCGGCAGATGCAGCCGCTCAACAGGGCGGCGAATTATCCTTTCGCCAGAAAACCACACAGCATTAGGTTGGTCGAGATACCTCCCAGCACGACAGACCCGGATAAGCAAAGAGGAATTAAGCTCACGCTAGACACAGCTCCCAGTCCCCGCAGTTGTGGTGCTTTATTACGCATTTCAGA GTTAATGAGAAATATTCGTGGAAAGATCAGTAAGCTGCTAGCCTCTGTGATGGAGGTTCTATTTAGGCTATGCTGCCACTTCTCTAATCATAG ATTGAATATGTCGAGTGATCTTATATCATTACACATTGGCGATCGAATCTTGGAAGTAAATGGTACCCCCGTTAAAGACCAGCCGGTGGAAAGTATCGAAAATCTTATACAATACTCGGACACAGTTTTACAA TTGACTATCGAGCACGATCCAGATGCGGTATCACGACGGCCCACGTTCTCCTCACCGTCCTCGGCGATGCTGACATGTGTCGGCAGCCCCAGGACAAGTCCAGAGAGCAAAGAGCGATTATTTAAACGCCGGGACGAGGGTTACATCAGCGGTGCGCGGAGCCGACAATTACGAAGAACGAGAGATCCTATGCATAAAGAACGCAGCAGTTCTATGTCGCGATTGCTTGACGG ATCTTCTCCAACGAATCCTACTTACGATTTAAGCCGCACCAGATCCTTCCGTGTAGAGCCAAAGaatcaaagaatatttcgAGCGAGCGATCTGGTGAAGGGTGAACTTCTGGGCAAAGGATTCTTTGGACAAGTATTCAAAGTCACGCATCGTGATACGAACGAGGTGATGGTTCTCAAGGAATTGTATAGAGTGGACGAGGACGCACAAAAGAACTTCCTAAAAgag GTTGCGGTACTGCGGTCATTACACCATAACAACGTTCTTCGATTTATCGGTGTTCTTTATAAGGACAAGAAGCTGCATTTGGTTACCGAATACATAGCAGGTGGTACGTTAAGGGCCCTGCTTCACGACACGAACGAACCATTGCCGTGGGAACAGCGTACGTCTTTCGCGAAAGACATTGCTGCCGGCATGGCTTACTTGCATTCTATGAACATCATTCATCGCGACTTGAATTCGCACAATTGTCTCGTTCGCGAGGATAAGACTGTTGTCGTCGCTGATTTTGGTCTGGCGAGGATCATTCAGAACGGCAGCTCGCCGGATAATCGCAAGTGCAATCGACATTCCGACGGAGAGGTGAAGACTTCGAAGAAGGAACGGAAGAAACGATATACAGTTGTCGGAAATCCCTACTGGATGGCCCCCGAGATGATGAAAGGCAACAAATACGACGAGAAAGTAGACATATTTAGCTTCGGTATTGTTGTCTGCGAGATCATAGGTCGAGTTCAGGCAGATCCTGATTATTTACCGAGATCCTCGGATTTTGGTTTGAATCAAAATGTCTTTAAGGAAAAATTCTGTTCCAATTGCCCGGAGACCTTCTACACAATCGCGTTTCTTTGTTGCGACCTGAATCCCGATAAGAGGCCACCCTTCGAAGTTATGGAGGTCTGGCTAGAAGGACTGGCGATGCATTTGTCGGTAGGTGCCGAATTGCCAGCAGATCTGGACTTCGACATCAAGAATTACAAAGGACCGAGCCCGAGCAGCAGCGAATCCACGACTCCGGAAACTCTGGCACCGCAATTAAAGCCCATCAAGGAAGGTCAGGTGCACCAAGAGAAAAAGCGATCCAATTGCTGCAACGATAGTACTCTAGAACGCGAGATAGAACCTTTGTCAAGTAATACGCTTCACGTGTCTGAAGTTGTGAGTCCGCGCAACAGATATACGAGACAGAAGAGCAACGACAGCTCGGGCAATGTAGGACACTACTCGAGGCAAAATTCCAAATCAAAAGACTTTATATCCGACAAGGAGAAGCCTGACATCGTGATCTCACCCGATTCCAGCGGTTTCAGTGGACGATATCTGAGGAATAACAATATCAAGTCGAAAGATGTGTCTCCTGACATTCCAAATACATACGCTTACTCGAAGCAGGAGACGTATCCGAGGCAGATCGACGCGAATGAGCACAATCTGATCCGAGCACCCACCgtagagaaaataaagtacGTAGGAAGCGCGAGTCCGTGTGTAGTATCCGACGCTTCGGAATATATAATCGATAGCAAAGGCTCGTACAAGATCAACAGCCTGAAACACAAATCAGCGGAGAAGTGTAATGATACAAGTCATAAGACAAAGTCGGAGAGCAAATTTAAGATACCGGACGCCGCGGGCTCCGTCGGTTCTTATCTAAAGCAAATCGGCAAATCTCTCGGCGCTGTTGAGAAGGAAAATAAAGCGATTAATAATACGGCAAATTGCGGTGATATGGATCCGAAGAGAGTAGTCGGTGAAAACACGAAACACTCTACTGGATCGTATCTGCGAAGGACGAAAATATCGCCGACCAAGGAGACAACGAAGAACGCGTTTTCCAATAAAGAGACTGTCAAAGACAAAGTCGATGGCGTCTCGCTTTTGCAGAAATCCGTAGAATCGAAGGTCCCACCGAGCCAAGAGAACGTCGTGGGAAACGAGAAGGACGTTAAAGATAGACTGTCCAGACAGGAGAGCAACGTATCCGATGTCGGCAGTATTTTGTCGAGACAGGGAAGCCTAACAGTATTAGATTGCACGTCTAAATACAAAGATTACTCGCCGTTCAATACCTACACAAAAGATGACTTTCGCGAGGATCATTCCTTTGGAAAGCAAAAAGGCTTGTATCATACAGACAGTCTTTATTCCAACTCCAGCATTTCGAAGCAAGACGAACTCTTCAGTATACATAACAAACAAAATAGTAGTGACGAGGTTGTTGGAACCAGATCGATCGGCAACGGTTCGAAAAGCCCGATGATGACTTCGTCTATTTATGGCAGCGATTTGAAGGCGACGCCGAACAGTCTGGCCGACTACAATGGATGCTACAAGGGTATCGATATCTGCAGGCAGGACAGTTTCGGCTCCGACAGCGCACTCGGCACTATGAAGAGCGACTTCTTCGCGGACGTCGATTTCTCGCAGATGCGGGATGGACACACGCCGGACTTGTGCCATACACCTGAAAGATGCTGCACGCCTAATCGTCCGACGTCACCGTTAGAAAGCACTGctttataa